The following nucleotide sequence is from Gemmatimonadaceae bacterium.
TCCCGCTGCTTGGGCGCGCGTTCTTCGAGCAACCGGTCATCACCTACGTGCTCTACGCGCTCGCGGTGGCCCTGTGGTGGTGGATGGGCCGCACGCAGGCTGGCCTTGCACTGCGCGCCACAGGAGAGCGGCCGGAGGCGGCCATGGCCGCCGGCATTTCCCCACGGCGCGTCCGCGCGCTGGCGCTGATGTTCGGGGGTGCGATGGGTGGCCTCGCTGGCGGCGTGCTCGTGCTCGCACAGGTTGGCACCTTCAGCGAGGGAATGTCGGCTGGGCGGGGTTTCATCGCCATCGCCATCGTCGTGCTGGGCCGCTGGTCCGCGGTTGGAGTGGCCGGCGCCGCGCTCCTGTTCGGTGCCGCAAGCCAACTGCAGTACGTCTTCCAGTCACTCGGATGGCCGGTGCCATACCAGTTGTTCCTGGCCCTGCCATATGTGCTCACGCTGCTGGTGCTTGCCGGCACCCCGCGTCGCGCCGCCGCGCCGGCATCGCTCGGCGTCGCCCTGACGGATTAGAAGCGATCGCGCGGACTTTTTCACCACGGAGGCACGGAGGAAAAGCTGAGGGCCACGGAGAACTGCCACAACTGGGGTTAACTACATCGCGCCACGCAGCGCTATGCGTGGCGCGCGCTGTTACCCCAAGAAGTTGCAGTTCCTCCGTGGCCCTCAGGTAGTTCTCCGTGCCTCCGTGGTGAAGAAAGCTAGCTTGCCTTCGTGGTGAAGAAGGCCAAGTCGCCACGCCGAACCCAGCCCTACGGCGGAAGAAAAGGCCCGCCGAGGTCGAAATGCCAGGCGTCGCGACGCAGGCCGGTCGCGGGATCCTTGAGCGGCTTGAACTGGAGTCGCTCGACGGGGAGACGAATGGCGAGCGCCACGTCAATCAGGCGCTCGCGATCGACGGACACGAGGTGCGCCATCGCACGCCCCTGCCAGATGTGCCGGTGCAGCCACAGTCCGCCTGACATGGCGTACATCATTCCGTCGCGGCGGCGTTCGAACTCACGCCACGGGGGAACGGCCGGCCAGCGGGGTTCGGGGATTCCTACTGACAGCCGATCAACCCTTCGACAGTTGCCGGGGTTTGCGCAGAGACGTTGCCTTGATACAAGGCGCAGGTCAGCGGATACGATGCCGGGTGCGTCGCGATCGCGGCCCAGCCAGAGCCGGTGGCGGTCGTGATGGTCAGCACCACACCGGGCGACTTGCTGAAGGGAAGCACTGCTACATCAGAGGCGTACGCTGAATTGTCGTAGAAGTACGCCTCCTGCGCGGTGGCGAGGTTGCGCAGGTCCGATTTCAGCGAAGCGGCGTTCGCCTTTCCCTTCGTGCTCTGGAACTTGGGGATTGCGATCGCGGCAAGTATGCCAATGATCACAACGACGATGAGCAGTTCGATCAGGGTGAATCCGCGGCGATGTGCTGTCATGATCGATTGGCTCGGCGTCCGGGATCTGGTTGTGTCGTAGGTCACAGGAACAACGGGGCCCTATCCTCGTGCCAAAGGACTGGCTGTGCCCTTAGAACGCAACGCTGGGGCCATGCCGAGTTCCTTTCCCTAAGCGTATATGTTACAACGCGTTGGCGTTCAAGGGAACCCTGAACCACCATCCCCTTCTATCGCTCGTTTCGCCAAAATCCTCGCAAGCTGCGACAATTTGTCCCTAGGCCTTGCAGTCCAGCCAGTTGTCACCGACGCCGATATCGACCACCAGCGGCACGTCGAGTGCGACGGCCGTGGTCATCTCGTGTTCGACCAGTATGCGCAGCGCATCGAGCTCATCCACCGGCGCCTCGAAAACGAGTTCGTCGTGCACCTGGAGCAACATCGTGGCCTGAAGTCCCGAGGTCGTGAGGGCCCGGTGAATATGGATCATCGCCACCTTGATGAGGTCGGCGGCTGACCCCTGGATAGGGGAGTTCTGCGCGGTGCGCTCGCCGAAAGCCCGAATGTTGAAGTTGCGGTCCTGCAACTCCGGGATGTACCGGCGACGACGGAAGATTGTCTCCACGTAGCCGCGCTGCTTGGCCTGCGCCACCGTGCTATCGAGGAACGTTCGAACCCCTGCAAATCGCTCGAAGTACGTGTCGATGAATTCCCGCGCCTCCGCATGCTCGATCTTGAGCTGTCGCGACAGCGAGTGTGCACCCTGTCCGTAGATGGTCGCGAAGTTGATCGTCTTCGCGCGCGCGCGCATCTCGGAAGTGACGGCCGCGAGCGGAACGCCAAAGATCACCGAGGCCGTCTGCCGGTGAATATCGCCGCCCGCCTTGAATGCGGTGACAAATGCGGGGTCGTGCGACAGATGCGCGAGCAGGCGCAGCTCGATCTGCGAGTAGTCGGCGGCGAGCAACTTCCATCCCGTGCGCGGCACGAACCCCTGGCGGATGGCCCGGCCGAGTTCGCGGCGGATGGGGATGTTCTGCAGGTTCGGATCGGAGGAGGAGAGCCGGCCCGTGCTCGCCACGGTCTGATTGAACGACGTGTGCAAGCGCCCGGTGCGCGGATTCACCAGGGCGGGGAGCGTGTCGAGATAGGTGTTCTCGAGCTTCGAGAGCTCGCGGTACTCCATCAGCAGCGACGGCAACGCGTGCCCTTCGTCCGCAAGCTCCTGCAGCACCGACGCATCGGTGGACGGGCCCGTGGCCGTCTTCTTCTTGATGGGCAGGCCCAGTTTGCCGAACAGAATTTCGCGCAGCTTGGGATTGGAGTTGATGTTGAACTCCTCGCCCGCCGCGGCATAGATCTGCTGCTCCACCGCGCCGCGTTCGCGCGCAAACCGTTCCTTGAGCGACGCAAACCACCGCAGGTCAATGGTGATTCCCGCCCACTCCATGTCGGCGAGCACCTCCACCAACGGCAGTTCAACGTCGTGGAGCAGCGCGGTCAGTTCGTGCTCGGCGAGACGCGGGGTAAACCGGGCGCGAAGCTGCAGCGCCATGTCGCTGTCGGCGCACGAATAGTCGCGGGCCGCATCCACCGGGACTTCGTCGAACCCGATAGCACTCTTTCCCTTGCCGCAGAGGTCGCCGTAGTCGGTCATGGACCGGCCGAGGAACTCGAGCGCGAGGGCATCGATGGCGTGCGACCGGCGGCCCGGATCGTGAACGTAGCTGGCGAGCATCGAATCGAAATCCAGGCCGCGCAGCGTCACACCGGCCCGCCGCAACACGAGCAGGTCATACTTGGCGTTGTGGGCGGTTTTCTTGACCGCCGGGTCTTCTAGCATCGCGCGCAGCGGCGCCATTTCGTCGCCGAGGAGCGGCGGGAGGTTCTTGATCCCGGCGGCGACCGGCGGCGGCGGTGCGTCGCCGAGGTCGAGATCACCCTGTCCGGCCCGCAGGCCGCGGTGTGCGAACGGCAGGTAATACGCTTCGCCCGGCGCGACGGCGATGGAGATCGACACGAGATTCGCGCGCAACGGCGTGACGATGGGCGGCGCGCCGGGATCGAGCACCGTCTCGGTGTCGAAGGCGATGCTCCCTACTTCGCGGCAGCGCGCGACGAGCCGCTTCATCGCGGCGACCGTATCCACGGTCGTGTAACGCACCTCGGACACTGGGGTCGCGGCGCTCTCATCCTGTTCACGGGTGTCGCCAGTGACGGCGTCACCGGGCGCGGCCATCGGCGTCGTGTTTCCCGCGGCGGCCGCCTGCACTCCCGCCTTGCGTGCCGCGGTGGTGAACTCCAGGTGCACAAACAGGTCGCGCAGATGCGCCCAGTCGGGCGTCTCAAGCGTGAGCGCGGCAAGGTCGAGCGCGACCGGCAAATCGTCTCGAATTGTTACTAATTCCTTTGACAGGACCCCGTTTGCCCCGTACTCGCGCAGGGCGTTGCGGGCACGGGTTGGCTCGATCTCGTCCACGTGGGACAGTATGTTCTCGAGCGGACCCCATTTCGCGATGAGCTCCGTCGCGCCCTTGTCGCCGATTCCTTTCACGCCAGGGACATTGTCGGACGAGTCGCCCTTGAGCGCGAGAAAATCAATTACTCGCTCGGCGGGAACGCCGAGGCGTTCGACCACATTCTCCGTGTCGTACCACTTCTCCGTGGTGGCGCCCGGACGGCCGTGCCACGGATTGAGGATCCAGACGCCGGGGCGCACGAGCTGCGCGAAGTCCTTGTCGCCCGAGACGATCACCGCGTTGACGCCGGCGCCCACGGCCTGGCGTGCCAGCGTGCCGATCACGTCGTCGGCTTCGTAACCCTCGAGTGACAGGATGGGGATCTTGTACCCGGCCAGAAGTTCTTCGACCCGGGCCACCCCCTCGTCGAAATCCACCTGCTGTTCCGGTTCGAGGCGTTCGCGGGTTGCCTTGTACTCCGGATACAGTTCGTGCCGGAACGAGAGGCCCTTGTCGTGCACCCAGCCGAGGTAATCCGGTTTGTGCTTCTCGATGAGGCGCGCGATGAAGTCGTTGGTGCCGCGCGCGATCGAGGTGTTCTCACCGCGGCTGCTGCGCAGGGGCTGCTGGCCGAGCGCAAAGAAGGCCCGGTAGATGAGCGCATAGCCGTCAACGAGGAAGAGTCGTGGCGCCGGTGGTTGCGACATGGCTCAAAGTTGGACGGGGGGTCGGGGGAATACCAGCCAAAACGATCGCGGCCGCCTGTCCCCAAGGGGAAGGCGGCCGTGGCGCAGTGCGTGGTTCGTTCGGCTGGTCGCCGTCAGACGGTCATGACAGTCGAGGCTGCGAGACCTTTGTCGCCGGTCTTCACCTCGAACTCGACGGCCTGGCCCTCGACGAGGGTCTTGAACCCGTCCATCTGGATGGCGGAGAAATGCACGAACACATCCTCGCCGCCGTCCTGTTCGATGAACCCATAGCCCTTGGCATCATTGAACCAC
It contains:
- the polA gene encoding DNA polymerase I, with amino-acid sequence MSQPPAPRLFLVDGYALIYRAFFALGQQPLRSSRGENTSIARGTNDFIARLIEKHKPDYLGWVHDKGLSFRHELYPEYKATRERLEPEQQVDFDEGVARVEELLAGYKIPILSLEGYEADDVIGTLARQAVGAGVNAVIVSGDKDFAQLVRPGVWILNPWHGRPGATTEKWYDTENVVERLGVPAERVIDFLALKGDSSDNVPGVKGIGDKGATELIAKWGPLENILSHVDEIEPTRARNALREYGANGVLSKELVTIRDDLPVALDLAALTLETPDWAHLRDLFVHLEFTTAARKAGVQAAAAGNTTPMAAPGDAVTGDTREQDESAATPVSEVRYTTVDTVAAMKRLVARCREVGSIAFDTETVLDPGAPPIVTPLRANLVSISIAVAPGEAYYLPFAHRGLRAGQGDLDLGDAPPPPVAAGIKNLPPLLGDEMAPLRAMLEDPAVKKTAHNAKYDLLVLRRAGVTLRGLDFDSMLASYVHDPGRRSHAIDALALEFLGRSMTDYGDLCGKGKSAIGFDEVPVDAARDYSCADSDMALQLRARFTPRLAEHELTALLHDVELPLVEVLADMEWAGITIDLRWFASLKERFARERGAVEQQIYAAAGEEFNINSNPKLREILFGKLGLPIKKKTATGPSTDASVLQELADEGHALPSLLMEYRELSKLENTYLDTLPALVNPRTGRLHTSFNQTVASTGRLSSSDPNLQNIPIRRELGRAIRQGFVPRTGWKLLAADYSQIELRLLAHLSHDPAFVTAFKAGGDIHRQTASVIFGVPLAAVTSEMRARAKTINFATIYGQGAHSLSRQLKIEHAEAREFIDTYFERFAGVRTFLDSTVAQAKQRGYVETIFRRRRYIPELQDRNFNIRAFGERTAQNSPIQGSAADLIKVAMIHIHRALTTSGLQATMLLQVHDELVFEAPVDELDALRILVEHEMTTAVALDVPLVVDIGVGDNWLDCKA
- a CDS encoding cold-shock protein, translated to MKGKVKWFNDAKGYGFIEQDGGEDVFVHFSAIQMDGFKTLVEGQAVEFEVKTGDKGLAASTVMTV
- a CDS encoding prepilin-type N-terminal cleavage/methylation domain-containing protein, whose translation is MTAHRRGFTLIELLIVVVIIGILAAIAIPKFQSTKGKANAASLKSDLRNLATAQEAYFYDNSAYASDVAVLPFSKSPGVVLTITTATGSGWAAIATHPASYPLTCALYQGNVSAQTPATVEGLIGCQ
- a CDS encoding ABC transporter permease; this translates as MSIDTAEFLQASVRTATPLALAAYGELITERAGVINLGLEGAMIAGAFGALVGAGIGGVGGGFAAAAVAGCATAMLMVLVVLWLRADAVIAGTAVTMLALGLTGTLYRALYGTAGAALSVPTIGPVAVPGVSQIPLLGRAFFEQPVITYVLYALAVALWWWMGRTQAGLALRATGERPEAAMAAGISPRRVRALALMFGGAMGGLAGGVLVLAQVGTFSEGMSAGRGFIAIAIVVLGRWSAVGVAGAALLFGAASQLQYVFQSLGWPVPYQLFLALPYVLTLLVLAGTPRRAAAPASLGVALTD